From the genome of Clostridium sp. BNL1100, one region includes:
- a CDS encoding PQQ-binding-like beta-propeller repeat protein, which produces MTRYKRRRATNRLKVILTILILSLITTGVMIGLSKMSNSGKLGNSKASYAVNTNASGSQNEVEETEPEPVADPMPTEITDQSKLKTSWTTESTFDGAKAFAEYAFDNVLKNGTKMQSWIFRNNTPLKEYTVKNKNKISFGSSDTYSDLEGITTFRGNNYRDNASFGTRTVSQKKLEIVWKKTGLGAISGEGSFWPGTGWTGQPLIVHWSEDVRKLMNINSDMKSKDLVEVIYPTLDGNIYFLDLETGKPTRNPIKIGYPIKGTGMIDPRGYPILYTGMGINDNGGKYSEYKYRIFNLLNQKEMYSIFGRDQVAFRGWGANDSSAILDKKTDTLLDCGENGLVYKVKMNTKFDKAAGTLSVAPQITKYRYRSPYNDEQGIENSPAVYKNYMYFCDNGGTLQCLDLNTMKPVWIYETGDDTDSSIVIEETKDGVFLYTANQVDKRGENGKNKFADCNIRKINAKTGELVWQKDYKCVYNYYINGGSLGTPVLGKDDISDMVIFNVCFTGSNTDGNMIALDKKTGEEIWNKKLTAYSWCSPVDFKSSDGKTYLVYTDYAGYMRLVDPMDGKTLDSVSLEGNVESSPAIYNDTIVVGSYAKKIFGIKVK; this is translated from the coding sequence ATGACTAGATATAAAAGAAGAAGGGCAACCAACAGACTTAAAGTAATACTGACTATTTTAATACTATCATTGATAACAACAGGTGTCATGATTGGATTAAGCAAAATGAGTAATTCGGGAAAATTAGGAAATAGTAAAGCTTCCTATGCTGTAAATACTAATGCAAGCGGAAGTCAGAACGAGGTTGAAGAAACTGAGCCCGAGCCTGTAGCTGACCCGATGCCTACAGAAATAACAGACCAAAGCAAGTTGAAGACCTCATGGACTACAGAATCAACTTTTGACGGTGCAAAGGCTTTTGCAGAATATGCATTTGATAATGTTTTAAAAAACGGAACTAAAATGCAAAGCTGGATATTCAGAAACAATACCCCTTTGAAAGAATATACAGTAAAAAACAAGAATAAAATCAGCTTTGGTTCGTCTGATACATATTCAGACCTTGAAGGTATAACAACGTTCAGAGGAAACAATTATAGAGATAATGCATCATTTGGAACACGTACTGTAAGTCAGAAAAAGCTTGAGATAGTGTGGAAAAAAACCGGACTTGGGGCTATCTCAGGTGAAGGCAGCTTTTGGCCGGGAACAGGCTGGACAGGGCAACCCCTTATTGTTCATTGGTCTGAAGACGTGAGAAAGCTGATGAATATTAACAGTGATATGAAGTCTAAGGATCTTGTAGAGGTTATATACCCTACATTGGATGGGAACATATATTTCCTTGACCTTGAAACAGGTAAGCCCACCAGAAATCCTATAAAAATAGGTTATCCAATAAAAGGAACAGGCATGATTGACCCAAGAGGCTATCCGATTCTTTACACTGGAATGGGGATAAATGACAACGGTGGAAAATATAGCGAATACAAATACAGAATTTTTAATCTTCTGAACCAGAAGGAAATGTACTCCATATTCGGCAGAGATCAGGTTGCATTCAGAGGTTGGGGGGCCAACGATTCTTCTGCAATCTTGGATAAAAAGACAGACACACTTCTTGACTGCGGTGAAAACGGACTTGTATACAAGGTCAAAATGAATACAAAATTCGATAAGGCAGCGGGAACCCTTTCAGTAGCACCGCAAATAACTAAGTACCGTTACAGAAGTCCTTATAATGACGAACAGGGTATAGAAAATTCACCCGCAGTTTATAAAAACTATATGTATTTCTGTGATAACGGCGGTACACTACAATGCCTTGACTTGAATACCATGAAGCCTGTATGGATATATGAAACAGGTGATGATACCGACAGTTCGATTGTAATAGAAGAAACAAAGGACGGGGTATTCTTATATACTGCAAATCAGGTTGACAAGCGTGGTGAAAACGGTAAAAACAAGTTTGCTGATTGCAATATAAGAAAAATAAATGCAAAAACAGGTGAGCTTGTCTGGCAGAAAGATTACAAGTGCGTTTACAACTACTATATAAACGGCGGTTCACTGGGAACTCCTGTACTTGGTAAAGACGATATAAGCGATATGGTGATATTCAATGTTTGCTTTACTGGTTCCAATACTGACGGAAACATGATTGCTCTTGATAAAAAGACCGGTGAGGAAATATGGAACAAAAAGCTGACTGCATATAGTTGGTGTTCTCCCGTTGACTTCAAAAGCTCTGATGGCAAAACCTATTTGGTTTATACTGATTATGCTGGGTACATGCGTCTGGTTGATCCTATGGACGGAAAAACCCTTGACTCGGTATCTTTAGAGGGAAATGTTGAATCCTCCCCTGCCATTTACAATGATACTATCGTTGTAGGAAGCTATGCAAAAAAGATATTTGGAATAAAGGTAAAATAA
- a CDS encoding acyl-ACP thioesterase domain-containing protein, producing MNPLSIYKKNYHVDYGDADYFNRLKLSYLFNYFQNIAGLHSESANLGIGKLQNEYGVAWVMIRMMLDINRMPGINEDISIETWPVSPKKMMIERNFIVRDMNGNILVSAISSWVILDLQKRQMVKIDSMIPPQHPEFLESKAIDRKFEKLKPTGELHSVYKKLVGFSDLDINGHVNNAKYIDYLLDCFSIDKHGKYSVKSIQINYVNEAVAGDTISLYKDTSEIDGSNKKVYIEGINETDGKVHFQAYIQVQ from the coding sequence ATGAACCCGCTTTCGATATACAAAAAGAACTATCATGTTGATTATGGCGATGCAGATTATTTTAATAGACTAAAACTCAGTTATCTTTTTAACTACTTTCAGAATATTGCAGGCCTCCATTCCGAGAGTGCAAACCTTGGTATAGGTAAATTACAAAATGAATATGGTGTGGCGTGGGTAATGATTCGAATGATGCTGGATATTAACAGGATGCCCGGTATTAATGAAGATATTTCAATTGAGACATGGCCGGTATCACCTAAGAAAATGATGATAGAAAGAAATTTTATCGTGAGGGATATGAACGGCAATATTCTTGTCAGTGCAATTTCAAGCTGGGTTATACTGGATTTGCAGAAGCGTCAGATGGTTAAAATTGATTCCATGATTCCGCCACAGCATCCGGAATTCCTAGAATCAAAAGCAATAGACAGAAAATTTGAAAAGTTGAAACCGACAGGAGAGTTGCATTCAGTTTACAAAAAACTTGTAGGTTTCAGTGACCTTGATATTAACGGTCACGTAAATAATGCAAAATACATAGACTATTTATTAGACTGTTTTTCCATAGATAAGCACGGAAAGTATAGTGTCAAATCGATTCAGATAAATTATGTAAACGAAGCAGTTGCAGGAGATACTATTTCCTTGTACAAGGATACTTCGGAGATAGACGGCAGCAACAAGAAAGTGTATATTGAAGGAATAAATGAAACGGACGGTAAGGTTCATTTTCAAGCATACATTCAGGTGCAATAA
- a CDS encoding PQQ-binding-like beta-propeller repeat protein, with product MSRKRGRNVNKLLPALVVALFALLVAMIAIYLVYIGKLPPKGSNKTPQTATETTATATVSVSTGTATGNTPTEETDKAQQPAESTNPVDLLISWKNPASFISKAAMGDGSIKKTFKDGNIRYWRLVSNKVTSGYNPSYNLAFGSPEMYSELEGVTTFRGNNYRTAPSWGKADVKEKKLEIVWTHDIGAVSGVGSYWPGAGWTGQPLLAHWSQDVRKVMNINNALKDKDLVEVIYPVFDGHVYFLDMETGKESRPRMNIGFTVKGTGMVDPRGYPLFYTGQGLNENDGRKGTFKYRIFDLIHQKEIFSMPGNDPVAFRQWGANDSSALLNRYTDTLIDCGENGLVYKAKLNTKFNKEAGTISINPTITKYRYKSSYSSEQGIENSPAVYRNLMYFADNGGTIQCLDINKLEPVWIYRSGDDTDSSITLEETDEGVFLYTANEIDKRGKSGAKANCNIRKINAMTGELVWQKDYSCVYQNYINGGALATPVLGKNDISDIVIFNVALTGSTSDGTLVALDKKTGKEVWKRQLDAYSWSSPVDFMSKDGKTYMLLCDFKGYMHLIDPKTGEDLDKISVGGNVEASPSVYNDMAVVGTYAKKIYGVKIK from the coding sequence ATGAGCAGAAAAAGAGGAAGAAATGTTAATAAGCTGCTTCCCGCGTTAGTTGTTGCTTTATTTGCTTTATTAGTAGCTATGATAGCAATATACCTGGTTTATATCGGGAAGCTTCCACCAAAAGGTTCAAATAAAACACCGCAGACAGCCACCGAGACAACTGCAACTGCGACTGTATCGGTTTCTACAGGGACTGCCACTGGAAATACTCCTACTGAGGAAACAGATAAAGCCCAGCAACCGGCTGAAAGCACCAACCCTGTTGATCTTCTGATTTCATGGAAGAACCCGGCAAGCTTTATATCCAAGGCTGCAATGGGGGACGGTTCAATAAAGAAAACATTTAAGGACGGAAATATAAGATACTGGAGACTTGTAAGCAACAAGGTAACATCAGGCTACAATCCGTCTTACAACCTTGCATTTGGTTCTCCTGAAATGTACTCGGAACTTGAAGGTGTTACCACATTCAGAGGAAATAACTATAGGACAGCTCCTTCATGGGGAAAAGCTGATGTTAAGGAAAAAAAGCTTGAGATAGTGTGGACACATGACATTGGAGCTGTTTCGGGAGTAGGAAGCTACTGGCCGGGCGCAGGCTGGACAGGACAACCGCTTCTGGCTCACTGGTCGCAGGATGTTCGAAAAGTAATGAACATAAATAATGCTTTAAAGGACAAGGATCTTGTTGAAGTAATTTATCCGGTATTTGACGGACATGTATATTTCCTTGACATGGAGACAGGAAAAGAATCCAGACCCAGAATGAATATAGGGTTTACCGTTAAAGGAACAGGTATGGTTGACCCGAGGGGCTACCCGTTATTCTATACAGGACAGGGACTAAACGAGAATGACGGCAGAAAAGGTACTTTCAAATACAGGATATTTGATTTGATTCACCAAAAGGAGATATTTTCAATGCCGGGAAATGACCCCGTTGCATTCAGGCAGTGGGGAGCTAACGATTCCTCTGCGCTGCTGAACAGGTACACCGATACACTTATTGACTGTGGTGAAAATGGTCTCGTTTACAAGGCAAAGCTTAATACAAAGTTTAATAAGGAAGCAGGAACAATTTCAATTAATCCTACAATAACAAAATACCGTTACAAGAGTAGCTACAGCTCCGAACAGGGAATAGAAAACTCACCTGCAGTTTACAGGAACCTCATGTATTTTGCTGATAACGGAGGAACGATACAATGCTTGGACATCAATAAACTTGAACCTGTTTGGATTTATAGGTCAGGTGATGACACCGACAGTTCCATTACTTTGGAAGAAACTGACGAAGGAGTATTCCTATACACTGCAAATGAGATTGACAAACGAGGAAAATCCGGAGCCAAAGCAAACTGCAACATAAGAAAGATTAATGCCATGACTGGAGAGCTTGTATGGCAGAAGGACTATTCCTGTGTTTATCAGAATTATATAAACGGAGGAGCGTTGGCAACTCCGGTGTTAGGGAAAAATGATATAAGCGATATTGTCATATTCAATGTAGCACTGACAGGCTCTACAAGTGACGGAACCCTTGTTGCACTGGATAAGAAGACAGGTAAAGAGGTTTGGAAAAGACAGTTGGACGCATACAGTTGGAGTTCTCCTGTAGATTTTATGTCCAAAGACGGAAAGACCTATATGCTGCTTTGTGACTTTAAAGGATATATGCATTTGATAGACCCGAAAACAGGTGAGGATTTGGATAAAATCTCAGTTGGAGGGAATGTTGAGGCATCACCGTCAGTATACAATGATATGGCGGTAGTAGGTACCTATGCAAAGAAAATATACGGAGTAAAAATCAAGTAA
- the lepB gene encoding signal peptidase I yields the protein MKILKELLGWVGTILGSVVLALIVIIFIFQPTSVDGHSMDNTLHDKEKIIINKTQNIFHSKPKYGDIVIIDSRVDRKRTFWDNVIDPLKYNILVSRFTDNTQQVFWVKRVIGKAGDELQFKDGKVIRNGIPLEEPYIREPMLYQSENTIKVPDNAVFVMGDNRNESKDSRIIGPVPLDHVVGKYLFKLG from the coding sequence ATGAAAATTTTGAAAGAATTATTAGGCTGGGTGGGAACAATACTGGGGTCTGTGGTTTTGGCATTGATAGTTATAATTTTTATATTTCAGCCAACCAGCGTAGACGGACATTCAATGGATAATACTTTGCATGATAAGGAAAAAATAATAATTAATAAGACTCAGAATATATTCCACAGTAAACCAAAATACGGAGACATCGTTATAATTGACAGCAGAGTAGACAGAAAAAGAACCTTTTGGGACAACGTTATAGATCCTCTCAAATACAATATACTTGTATCAAGGTTTACTGATAATACTCAGCAGGTATTCTGGGTTAAGAGAGTTATAGGTAAGGCCGGAGACGAATTGCAGTTTAAGGACGGAAAAGTTATCCGTAACGGTATACCGCTTGAAGAACCATACATAAGAGAGCCAATGCTTTATCAATCGGAAAATACAATAAAGGTTCCCGATAATGCCGTATTTGTAATGGGGGACAACAGAAATGAAAGTAAGGACAGCAGAATCATAGGCCCTGTACCCCTTGACCATGTAGTGGGTAAATATTTATTCAAACTAGGCTAA
- a CDS encoding NADH-dependent [FeFe] hydrogenase, group A6, whose protein sequence is MDMINLKIDGFDVSVPKNTTILEAAKQLNIDIPTLCFMKGVNEPGSCRVCVVEVEGWRGLHPACVTKVSEGIVVKTATSTVREARKNILELIMANHNRECLSCPRNLKCELQTLCNDNGIDAIPYEGKVDKGCLDTSGPIVRDPNKCVLCGRCVSVCSKIQDVSAIDFAFRGAHMTVTTAYEEGLASQECINCGQCIKICPVGALQERDDTEKVWKALENPELHVVVQTAPAVRVALGEEFGFAPGTNVEGKMVTALRRLGFNKVFDTNFSADLTIIEEGNELIDRIKNGGKLPLITSCSPGWIKYCEHNYHDFIENLSSCKSPQQMFGAIAKSYYPVKADVDPKSVFVVSVMPCTAKKYEADREEMSVDGLKDIDAVITTRELAKMIRQAGIKFAELENSKQDSILGTYSGAGTIFGNTGGVMEAALRTVADKLTGKSLDCIEYTAVRGLDGIKEATVNIADMEIKVAVANGTGNASKLLDKIRAGEANYHFIEVMGCEGGCINGGGQPIIKDKSTTDAVKTARIKGLYDIDASCEKRKSHENPEIQKLYSEYLGEAGGHKAHKLLHTHYTAR, encoded by the coding sequence ATGGATATGATTAATTTAAAAATAGACGGATTTGATGTTTCTGTTCCAAAGAACACTACAATTCTTGAAGCTGCAAAACAGCTGAATATAGATATTCCGACTTTATGTTTCATGAAGGGTGTAAACGAGCCCGGTTCATGCAGGGTTTGTGTCGTTGAGGTTGAAGGTTGGAGAGGTCTTCATCCTGCATGTGTAACTAAGGTATCTGAGGGTATCGTTGTAAAAACTGCTACAAGCACAGTACGGGAAGCAAGAAAGAACATACTTGAGCTGATTATGGCAAACCATAACAGAGAATGTCTTTCATGTCCAAGAAACTTGAAGTGTGAGCTTCAGACACTATGCAATGACAACGGAATAGATGCAATTCCTTATGAGGGAAAGGTTGACAAGGGATGTCTTGATACTTCCGGCCCTATCGTAAGAGATCCTAACAAGTGCGTTCTTTGCGGAAGATGTGTAAGTGTCTGTTCAAAGATACAGGACGTAAGCGCTATCGACTTTGCTTTCCGTGGAGCACATATGACAGTTACAACTGCATATGAAGAAGGTCTTGCAAGTCAGGAATGTATAAACTGCGGCCAGTGTATCAAGATATGTCCTGTTGGAGCATTACAGGAGAGAGACGATACTGAAAAGGTATGGAAGGCTCTCGAAAATCCTGAACTTCACGTTGTTGTTCAGACTGCTCCAGCTGTCAGAGTTGCTCTTGGTGAAGAATTCGGATTCGCACCGGGAACAAATGTTGAGGGTAAAATGGTTACAGCACTTAGAAGATTGGGCTTCAACAAGGTATTTGATACCAACTTCAGTGCCGACCTGACAATAATAGAAGAAGGCAACGAGCTTATAGACAGAATTAAAAACGGTGGAAAACTCCCATTGATTACATCCTGTTCACCCGGATGGATTAAATACTGTGAGCATAACTACCATGATTTTATAGAAAATCTTTCATCCTGCAAATCACCGCAACAAATGTTCGGTGCAATTGCTAAATCCTACTATCCTGTTAAGGCTGATGTTGACCCTAAGAGCGTATTTGTTGTATCAGTAATGCCATGTACTGCAAAGAAGTATGAAGCAGACAGGGAAGAAATGAGCGTTGACGGACTAAAGGATATTGATGCGGTTATTACTACAAGAGAACTTGCAAAAATGATAAGACAGGCAGGAATCAAATTTGCAGAACTGGAAAACAGTAAGCAGGATAGTATCCTTGGAACATACTCCGGTGCAGGAACCATATTCGGTAATACCGGAGGAGTTATGGAAGCTGCTCTTCGTACAGTAGCTGACAAGCTTACGGGAAAATCACTTGATTGCATTGAGTACACTGCCGTAAGAGGTTTGGATGGAATCAAGGAAGCTACTGTAAATATCGCAGATATGGAGATAAAGGTAGCTGTTGCAAACGGTACAGGAAATGCATCAAAGCTTCTTGATAAAATAAGAGCAGGTGAAGCAAACTATCACTTCATAGAAGTAATGGGTTGCGAAGGCGGATGTATCAATGGTGGTGGACAGCCAATCATCAAGGATAAATCAACTACAGATGCTGTTAAAACTGCAAGAATCAAGGGCCTTTATGATATAGATGCATCATGTGAAAAGAGAAAGTCACATGAAAACCCTGAGATACAGAAATTATACTCAGAGTACCTTGGAGAAGCGGGCGGACACAAGGCTCACAAGCTGCTTCACACACATTATACAGCAAGATAA
- a CDS encoding cation-translocating P-type ATPase: MNNYYNLSTDEVLKKLNTSMEGISDKELDRLRGQYGFNELKAENKAGFFKVFFSQFKDFLVIILLIAGIISLFLKDYESAIVIFAVTILNSILGTVQHFKAEKSLDSLKTLSSPIAKVVRNSEKIEIPSREVLVGDILLLEAGDYVSADGRILENYSLQVNESSLTGESESVLKESEVIKDTDIAIGDRKNMVFTGSLITYGRAVVAVTDIGMSTELGKIAHLMESAQSKETPLQISLDKFGKKLAVAILILCGIIFATNVLRGYSIIDSFMFAIALAVAAIPEALSSIVTIVLAIGTQKMAKENAIIRKLHSVESLGSVSVICSDKTGTLTQNKMVAEKVFVGSKILESSGLSMEDTLQRTIVKMSALASDATITGDKGVGDPTELAFIKLANNYGYEEEDLRKEYPRLSEVPFDSDRKLMSTFHNIEGQYMMFTKGAPDIILSRVSNIAEENGERPISQNDIEMLEGINRDFSNEGLRVLAFAYKKFDSQTNISIEDERYLTFVGLIAMIDPPREESKLAVADCIKAGIKPVMITGDHKITASAIARQIGIMAENGRAVEGTEVEKMSDEELRNNVEDISVYARVSPEHKIRIVKAWQDKGNVVAMTGDGVNDAPALKQADIGVAMGKVGTEVAKDAASMILVDDNFATIVKAVSNGRSIYTNIKNSIKFLLSGNTAGILAVLYTSILALPLPFTAMHLLFINLLTDSMPAIALGLEPYRKDVLNSKPRDINEPLLNKGFLFHVLFEGAVIAASTLAAFYYGLSKGDATLASTMAFAVLALSRMIHGFNCRSKYPIYKVGIFSNKFLWGALLIGVALLGLVLWVPLLQSLFTINPDVLQNLGIIVLLALVPLVVIQIYKAIRTGMNSNSKMTKQ; the protein is encoded by the coding sequence ATGAATAATTACTACAACCTGTCGACTGATGAAGTTTTGAAAAAACTTAACACCAGTATGGAAGGAATATCCGATAAAGAATTAGACCGACTTAGAGGCCAATACGGATTTAACGAACTAAAAGCTGAGAATAAAGCAGGATTCTTTAAAGTTTTTTTTAGTCAGTTTAAAGATTTTCTGGTAATAATCCTTCTTATTGCGGGTATTATTTCTCTGTTTCTCAAAGATTATGAAAGTGCTATAGTAATCTTTGCAGTAACCATACTTAACTCCATTTTAGGCACGGTACAGCATTTTAAGGCCGAAAAATCCCTTGACAGCTTAAAAACACTTTCATCTCCCATAGCCAAGGTCGTAAGGAATAGTGAAAAAATTGAAATACCGTCCCGTGAAGTTTTGGTAGGAGATATACTTCTTCTTGAAGCAGGCGACTATGTAAGCGCAGACGGAAGAATCCTAGAAAATTACAGTCTTCAGGTTAATGAAAGCTCTCTTACAGGAGAATCTGAGAGTGTACTAAAAGAATCGGAAGTTATCAAAGACACCGATATTGCTATTGGTGACAGAAAGAACATGGTGTTTACAGGCAGCCTTATTACTTACGGTAGGGCCGTTGTGGCAGTAACAGATATCGGAATGTCAACAGAGCTTGGCAAAATCGCACATTTAATGGAATCGGCTCAAAGCAAGGAAACTCCACTTCAGATAAGTCTCGATAAATTCGGTAAAAAGCTTGCCGTTGCCATACTTATACTTTGCGGAATAATTTTTGCAACAAATGTTTTAAGAGGCTACTCAATTATTGATTCCTTCATGTTTGCAATAGCACTGGCTGTTGCTGCCATACCTGAGGCACTGAGTTCCATTGTTACTATTGTGCTTGCAATAGGTACGCAGAAAATGGCCAAAGAAAATGCAATTATAAGAAAACTTCACTCTGTAGAAAGCCTTGGAAGCGTTTCTGTAATTTGCTCCGACAAAACAGGTACACTGACACAAAACAAAATGGTTGCAGAAAAGGTATTCGTTGGTTCAAAGATTCTGGAATCCAGCGGCCTTTCAATGGAGGATACTCTTCAAAGAACTATTGTAAAGATGAGTGCTTTGGCAAGCGATGCCACTATAACAGGAGATAAGGGCGTTGGCGACCCCACTGAGCTGGCTTTTATTAAGCTTGCAAATAATTACGGCTATGAAGAAGAAGACCTTCGCAAGGAATACCCAAGACTTTCTGAAGTCCCTTTTGATTCAGACAGAAAGCTTATGAGTACTTTTCATAACATTGAAGGACAGTACATGATGTTTACAAAGGGTGCTCCCGATATTATCCTCAGCAGAGTAAGTAATATTGCCGAAGAAAATGGAGAAAGGCCCATATCCCAGAATGATATAGAAATGTTAGAAGGGATAAACAGGGACTTTTCCAACGAAGGTTTAAGAGTCCTTGCCTTTGCATATAAAAAGTTTGATTCTCAGACAAATATTTCTATTGAAGACGAAAGGTATCTTACTTTTGTGGGTTTAATTGCAATGATTGATCCTCCCCGTGAGGAATCAAAGCTTGCAGTTGCTGACTGTATTAAAGCCGGAATTAAACCTGTAATGATAACGGGTGACCACAAAATCACAGCCTCTGCAATAGCCAGACAAATCGGTATAATGGCAGAAAACGGAAGAGCTGTAGAAGGTACTGAAGTTGAAAAGATGTCAGATGAAGAATTGAGAAATAATGTTGAAGATATTTCTGTTTATGCCCGTGTCTCCCCTGAACACAAAATAAGAATAGTTAAGGCATGGCAGGACAAGGGAAACGTTGTTGCAATGACCGGAGACGGAGTAAATGATGCTCCTGCCCTGAAACAGGCAGACATTGGTGTAGCGATGGGAAAAGTCGGTACTGAGGTAGCAAAGGATGCAGCATCCATGATTCTTGTAGACGACAATTTCGCTACTATTGTTAAGGCAGTATCAAACGGACGAAGCATTTATACAAATATTAAAAATTCCATAAAGTTCTTGCTTTCAGGAAATACAGCCGGAATACTTGCTGTTCTGTATACGTCCATTCTGGCACTTCCACTACCCTTTACAGCAATGCATTTATTGTTTATAAACCTCCTTACAGATTCAATGCCCGCTATAGCCCTTGGGTTGGAGCCTTACAGAAAAGATGTGCTGAATTCCAAACCTCGTGATATTAACGAACCTCTGTTAAACAAAGGCTTTCTGTTCCATGTTCTTTTCGAAGGTGCGGTTATTGCCGCCAGTACTCTTGCAGCGTTTTACTACGGGTTAAGCAAAGGTGATGCCACCCTTGCAAGCACCATGGCTTTTGCTGTTCTGGCCTTATCACGAATGATTCATGGCTTCAACTGCCGCTCCAAGTACCCAATATATAAAGTCGGAATTTTTTCAAATAAATTTCTCTGGGGTGCTTTGCTTATAGGAGTTGCATTGCTGGGATTGGTACTTTGGGTTCCATTGCTCCAAAGCCTCTTTACAATCAATCCAGATGTGTTGCAAAATCTGGGAATAATTGTTCTTCTGGCATTAGTTCCGCTGGTTGTCATTCAAATTTATAAAGCTATAAGAACGGGTATGAATAGTAATAGTAAAATGACCAAACAATAA